Proteins from a single region of Bogoriella caseilytica:
- a CDS encoding ABC transporter substrate-binding protein, which translates to MTPSTRPHRRPGLLRSRLALSAVAASLALAACGGDDPATEEPDAGADGETEDAEAPAMAEGADVSEFNIAWNAQPPTLDPVVTTATTTRDISRNIYEPLLIMDSENEMQPVLAESWEEEDDGATIVFTLRDGVTFHNGDPLTAEDAAASLERWFRLSNVGTQFFGGATAEATGDLEVTVTTPEAMFTTLMMLGDPGSPPAIMPASVVEAAPDEGTDEIIGTGPYAYGEWVTDQYVRLELNEDYAPAPGDPAGMAGDRSGTYENLVYHLVDDSSTRLSGLQSGQYDAANAIPFDNFSQVDSDPNLEPVIQNTGFNALIYNKAEGPMADETMRQAINAALNTEEIQIAAFADDQFYDLNGALMPEDSLWYTEAGLENFNVSDPELAEQLLEEAGYDGEPLRLITTREYDDHYDSAVVIQQQLAAVGVEVDMVVTDWATVLENRADPGAYDFFITGFSPTPIPTRYVFFNPEWPGWTEDETISEAIDSITYAAGEDEAMDAADELQEAFYEYLPVTKFGDRTNITVLRDGIAGYDALTGVGDVFFRVYPTE; encoded by the coding sequence ATGACCCCCTCCACACGACCGCACCGCCGGCCCGGCCTGCTGCGTTCTCGCTTAGCGCTCTCCGCCGTCGCCGCCTCTCTGGCGCTGGCCGCCTGCGGCGGTGACGACCCCGCCACCGAGGAGCCCGACGCGGGCGCAGACGGTGAGACCGAGGACGCCGAGGCCCCCGCGATGGCCGAGGGTGCTGACGTCAGCGAGTTCAACATCGCCTGGAACGCCCAGCCCCCCACCCTCGACCCGGTGGTCACCACCGCCACCACCACCCGCGACATCTCCCGCAACATCTACGAGCCGCTGCTGATCATGGACAGCGAGAACGAGATGCAGCCGGTGCTCGCCGAGTCCTGGGAAGAAGAAGACGACGGCGCCACCATCGTGTTCACCCTCCGCGACGGCGTCACCTTCCACAATGGCGATCCGCTCACCGCCGAAGACGCCGCTGCCTCACTGGAACGCTGGTTCCGGCTGTCGAACGTGGGCACGCAGTTCTTTGGCGGTGCCACGGCCGAGGCCACCGGTGATCTCGAAGTCACGGTGACCACCCCGGAGGCCATGTTCACCACTTTGATGATGCTCGGTGACCCCGGCTCCCCGCCGGCCATCATGCCGGCCTCAGTGGTCGAGGCTGCTCCGGATGAGGGCACCGACGAGATCATCGGCACCGGGCCGTACGCCTATGGCGAGTGGGTGACCGACCAGTACGTGCGCCTGGAGCTCAATGAGGACTACGCCCCCGCCCCCGGCGACCCCGCCGGCATGGCCGGGGACCGCAGCGGCACTTACGAGAACCTCGTCTATCACCTGGTGGACGACTCCTCCACGCGGCTGTCCGGCCTGCAGTCCGGGCAGTACGACGCCGCCAATGCCATTCCCTTCGACAACTTCAGCCAGGTGGACTCCGACCCCAACCTGGAACCGGTCATCCAGAACACCGGCTTTAACGCCCTGATCTACAACAAGGCCGAAGGCCCGATGGCGGATGAGACGATGCGGCAGGCCATCAATGCGGCGCTGAACACCGAGGAGATCCAGATCGCGGCCTTCGCCGACGACCAGTTCTACGACCTCAACGGCGCACTCATGCCGGAGGACTCGCTCTGGTACACCGAGGCCGGGCTGGAGAACTTCAACGTCTCCGACCCCGAGCTGGCCGAGCAGCTGCTCGAGGAGGCCGGCTACGACGGCGAACCGCTGCGCCTGATCACCACCCGCGAGTACGACGACCACTACGACTCCGCCGTGGTCATCCAGCAGCAGCTCGCCGCCGTGGGCGTCGAGGTCGACATGGTGGTCACCGACTGGGCCACCGTGCTGGAGAACCGCGCCGATCCGGGCGCCTATGACTTCTTCATCACCGGCTTCTCGCCCACCCCGATCCCCACCCGCTACGTGTTCTTCAACCCCGAGTGGCCGGGCTGGACCGAGGACGAGACCATCTCCGAGGCGATCGACAGCATCACCTACGCCGCCGGAGAGGACGAGGCCATGGATGCTGCCGACGAACTGCAGGAAGCCTTCTACGAGTACCTGCCCGTGACCAAGTTCGGTGACCGCACCAACATCACGGTGCTGCGGGACGGCATCGCCGGCTACGACGCACTGACCGGCGTCGGCGACGTCTTCTTCCGCGTGTACCCGACTGAATGA
- a CDS encoding amidase, with product MSDELTGRTAADLAALLRGGAVSAAEAMDAHLRRIEAVNPAVNAVVDLQAERAIAGARAADEHRSAGGRLGPLHGLPVAHKDLIPARGFRFTQGSTLHAERVAEVDHVVVERMQAAGAISVGKTNVPEFGLGSHSFNAVYGVTRNPWDLSRTAGGSSGGAGAALAARMLPLADGSDTGGSLRNPASFCGVTALRPSPGTVPSWPDAHPFGRLSVKGPMGRDVADVALLLSVLTGGDPRAPLSVGLPGAVPSTAGVPGLPAIPGLTPENGEAPDPSPGRPLRVAWTPDLAGLATVASEVTEALIPVVERAADALGWEIAIDCPDLRPALESFRVQRALQMEATLGPLEREHPGLLKDDAVWNLEQGRRLTGSDVAAMLRAQAGIQERMREFFGRYDLLLSPACQVAPFPVEERYPRAIDGAEMANYLDWMTLPAAITGTACPAMSLPAAFTAGTRLPVGLQVVGPFRQERQLLGHAWQLEQVLREGDPSLGWAPQIPEGTICDPFPEIH from the coding sequence GTGAGCGATGAGCTGACCGGCCGCACCGCCGCGGACCTCGCCGCCCTGCTCCGGGGCGGCGCGGTCTCCGCGGCCGAGGCCATGGACGCCCACCTGCGGCGCATCGAGGCGGTCAACCCCGCGGTGAACGCGGTGGTCGACCTGCAGGCCGAGCGGGCGATCGCGGGTGCGCGGGCCGCCGACGAGCATCGCTCGGCCGGTGGCCGGCTCGGGCCGCTGCACGGACTGCCCGTGGCGCACAAGGACCTCATCCCCGCCCGGGGTTTCCGCTTCACCCAGGGCAGTACCTTGCACGCCGAGCGGGTGGCCGAGGTCGATCACGTGGTGGTCGAGCGTATGCAAGCGGCCGGTGCGATCTCCGTGGGCAAGACGAACGTGCCCGAGTTCGGGCTCGGCTCGCACAGCTTCAACGCCGTCTACGGCGTGACCCGCAACCCCTGGGATCTCAGCCGCACCGCCGGCGGATCCAGCGGCGGGGCGGGTGCAGCGCTCGCCGCCCGCATGCTGCCGCTGGCCGATGGGTCCGACACCGGCGGATCACTGCGGAACCCGGCCTCCTTCTGCGGGGTGACGGCGCTACGGCCCTCCCCGGGCACCGTGCCCTCGTGGCCGGACGCCCACCCCTTCGGCCGGCTCTCGGTCAAGGGACCCATGGGCCGCGACGTCGCCGATGTGGCCCTGCTGCTCTCGGTGCTCACCGGGGGTGATCCGCGAGCGCCGCTGTCGGTGGGGCTGCCGGGGGCGGTGCCCAGCACGGCGGGGGTTCCAGGGCTGCCGGCGATTCCAGGGCTGACACCCGAGAACGGCGAGGCGCCCGACCCCTCGCCGGGCCGGCCGCTGCGCGTGGCCTGGACGCCCGACCTGGCCGGGCTCGCCACGGTCGCCTCCGAGGTGACCGAGGCCCTCATCCCGGTGGTCGAACGGGCCGCGGACGCGCTGGGTTGGGAGATCGCGATCGACTGCCCCGACCTGCGGCCGGCCCTGGAGAGCTTCCGGGTGCAGCGCGCACTACAGATGGAGGCCACCCTCGGCCCGCTCGAACGCGAGCACCCCGGCCTGCTCAAGGACGACGCGGTGTGGAACCTGGAGCAGGGACGCCGGCTCACCGGCTCCGATGTGGCCGCCATGCTGCGCGCCCAGGCCGGGATCCAGGAGCGGATGCGCGAGTTCTTCGGCCGCTACGACCTGCTGCTCTCCCCGGCCTGCCAAGTGGCGCCCTTCCCCGTGGAGGAGCGCTACCCGCGCGCGATCGACGGCGCGGAGATGGCGAACTACCTGGACTGGATGACCCTGCCCGCCGCGATCACCGGCACCGCCTGCCCGGCGATGTCCCTCCCGGCCGCTTTCACCGCCGGTACCCGCCTGCCGGTGGGCCTGCAGGTGGTGGGCCCCTTCCGGCAGGAGAGGCAGCTCCTGGGCCACGCCTGGCAGCTGGAGCAGGTGCTGCGCGAGGGCGACCCGTCCCTGGGGTGGGCACCCCAGATCCCGGAGGGCACCATCTGCGATCCTTTCCCGGAGATTCACTGA
- a CDS encoding ABC transporter permease: MGYFIRRVLALIPVLAVVALVVFLLIHITPGDPARVMLGPDAGEAEVQALRESMGLTRPLYEQFFSWLGGVLTGDLGTSYFIRRPVTEVLMTALAPTLSLALMAQIIAIAIAIPAGIMAAQRRGTIVDQAFMGGSLLGISVPSFLLALFLMLLFAVQLGWLPVAGYAPLSSGLGEHLRYLVLPAIALGTMQAALIARMTRSAMLDTFTKGFLKTATAKGVSERSRVYKHALKNAALPIITVIGQTFGTLVAGAAVTETVFNIPGIGQLIVNSVDRRDFVVIQGVVLMIAVGYVLINLLIDLLYSVLDPRVRFS; the protein is encoded by the coding sequence ATGGGGTACTTCATCCGGCGCGTGCTCGCGCTCATCCCGGTGCTCGCGGTGGTGGCCCTGGTGGTCTTCTTGCTCATCCACATCACCCCCGGTGATCCCGCCCGCGTCATGCTCGGCCCCGACGCCGGCGAGGCCGAAGTCCAGGCGCTGCGCGAGAGCATGGGACTGACCCGGCCGCTGTACGAGCAGTTTTTCTCCTGGCTCGGAGGCGTGCTCACCGGTGATCTGGGCACCTCCTACTTCATCCGCCGCCCGGTCACCGAGGTGCTGATGACCGCGCTGGCACCCACCCTCTCCCTCGCACTCATGGCCCAGATCATCGCGATCGCCATCGCCATACCCGCCGGCATCATGGCCGCCCAGCGCCGCGGCACCATCGTGGACCAGGCCTTCATGGGCGGCTCCCTGCTCGGCATCTCCGTGCCCAGCTTCCTGCTCGCGCTGTTCCTGATGCTGCTCTTCGCCGTCCAGCTCGGCTGGCTCCCGGTGGCCGGCTACGCTCCGCTCTCCAGCGGGCTGGGGGAGCATCTGCGCTACCTGGTGCTGCCCGCGATCGCGCTGGGCACGATGCAGGCCGCGCTGATCGCCCGCATGACCCGCTCGGCGATGCTGGACACCTTCACCAAGGGCTTCCTCAAGACCGCCACCGCCAAGGGTGTCTCCGAACGCAGCCGGGTGTACAAGCACGCGCTGAAGAACGCCGCCCTGCCGATCATCACGGTCATCGGTCAGACCTTCGGCACCCTGGTGGCCGGCGCGGCGGTCACCGAGACCGTGTTCAACATCCCCGGGATCGGGCAGCTCATCGTCAACTCCGTGGACCGCCGCGACTTCGTGGTCATTCAGGGCGTGGTGCTGATGATCGCGGTGGGCTACGTGCTGATCAACCTCCTGATCGACCTGCTCTACTCCGTACTCGATCCGAGGGTGAGGTTCAGCTGA
- a CDS encoding ABC transporter permease: MVAGAAEATATPGEGGPGNAPGARRLMLRRVLNNKMVMFGGTIIAAMSLLALLGPLFLTHDPLAVAPVNRLQPPLSEGHLLGTDNYGRDILARVVYGARTSLSIGLAVAVVTAIGGLAVGLYAGYYKWLDAILMRISDGLMAFPAILLAIAIMVSLGPRTQNLVIALPLVFIPYVARAVRSQVLSVKELTFVEALRAQGASGTRILWRNIAPNVLSPLIIQATFVFADSIITEAALSFLGAGVPPPNPSWGNILFDGKVQIYNAWWMTVFAGVAIMLTVLGINVLGDGLRDLFDPHYNKAQRRRPAASRGPLSAMLSRAGGADRRSRARDVGSADPGDGAAGPDAAGPGRADGPGRADGPGGAR; encoded by the coding sequence ATGGTCGCTGGCGCCGCAGAAGCCACCGCCACGCCTGGAGAGGGCGGGCCCGGGAATGCCCCCGGCGCACGCCGCCTCATGCTCCGGCGCGTGCTGAACAACAAGATGGTCATGTTCGGCGGCACGATCATCGCAGCGATGAGCCTGCTGGCCCTGCTCGGCCCGCTCTTCCTCACCCATGATCCACTCGCGGTGGCCCCGGTCAACCGGCTGCAGCCACCGCTGAGTGAGGGGCACCTGCTCGGCACTGACAATTACGGGCGCGACATCCTCGCCCGCGTGGTCTACGGCGCGCGCACCTCGCTGTCCATCGGCCTGGCCGTGGCGGTGGTGACGGCGATCGGCGGGCTCGCAGTGGGCCTGTATGCCGGTTACTACAAGTGGCTCGATGCGATCCTCATGCGGATCTCCGATGGCCTGATGGCCTTCCCCGCGATCTTGCTGGCCATCGCCATCATGGTCTCCCTCGGTCCGCGCACCCAGAACCTGGTGATCGCGCTGCCGCTGGTGTTCATCCCCTACGTGGCCAGGGCAGTGCGCTCGCAGGTGCTCAGCGTGAAGGAACTGACCTTCGTGGAGGCCCTACGCGCCCAGGGCGCCTCGGGTACGCGCATCCTGTGGCGGAACATCGCCCCGAACGTGCTCTCCCCGCTGATCATCCAGGCCACCTTCGTGTTCGCGGACTCGATCATCACGGAGGCGGCGCTGTCCTTCCTCGGCGCCGGCGTGCCGCCACCGAACCCCAGCTGGGGCAACATCCTCTTCGACGGCAAGGTGCAGATCTACAACGCGTGGTGGATGACCGTCTTCGCCGGCGTGGCGATCATGCTGACCGTGCTGGGCATCAATGTGCTCGGCGACGGCCTGCGCGACCTCTTCGACCCGCACTACAACAAGGCCCAGCGACGCCGTCCGGCCGCCTCGCGCGGGCCGCTGTCGGCGATGCTCAGCCGCGCCGGTGGTGCGGACCGCCGCAGCCGGGCCCGCGATGTGGGGAGTGCTGACCCGGGCGACGGTGCTGCGGGGCCTGATGCTGCTGGGCCTGGGCGCGCGGACGGGCCTGGCCGCGCTGATGGACCGGGAGGTGCCCGATGA
- a CDS encoding amidohydrolase family protein, which yields MAGEALDLLLRGARVIDPETGLDGIRDVGVRRGRIEAITTPGALEGPGAAPQDSVRIGAAEQLDLTGLVLAPGFIDLHSHAQSINGLRLQALDGVTTSLDLEAGALPVAPAYERAAAEGRPINYGYAANWLLARILEVENLPDPEPGSFRRQSAVGLAALQGLTAWQEPAPPEAVSAVLERLRNGVAEGGIGFGVLVGYSPGSGRVEMYRLAELAAELNVPMFVHGRYKEADDPLSAVEGALELIALATATGAPVHLCHVNSTYALAEDLVLDAIAQAQDRGARLTTEAYPYHASSTSIGASFLSPEQMSSRGKPASSIRYLATGERVASYERLAELRATDPGGTVVIDYLDPEDPEQMGRLHRILTFPGTAVASDAMLPQIGGRRTGADLEQEWPLPDEAFEHPRSAGCFTRVLGHISRELGLMSLNSAIERASYLPATILEGCVPAMRRKGRVQVGCDADLTIFDPATVTDRATFEDLQPAAGISHVLVGGQFVVRDGRLDPAAMPGAPVLSGAPVLAGAPAKWGAL from the coding sequence ATGGCAGGTGAAGCGCTCGATCTGCTGCTGCGAGGCGCGCGGGTGATCGACCCCGAGACCGGACTCGATGGCATCCGGGACGTCGGCGTCCGCCGGGGTCGCATCGAGGCGATCACCACGCCGGGGGCTCTCGAGGGTCCCGGCGCGGCCCCGCAGGACTCCGTGCGCATCGGCGCCGCCGAGCAGCTCGATCTGACGGGCCTGGTCCTCGCGCCCGGCTTCATCGACCTGCACTCCCACGCGCAATCCATCAACGGCCTGCGGCTGCAGGCTCTGGACGGCGTGACCACCTCGCTGGACCTCGAGGCCGGCGCGCTGCCCGTCGCGCCGGCCTACGAGCGCGCCGCCGCCGAGGGGCGTCCCATCAACTACGGCTACGCGGCGAACTGGCTGCTCGCCCGCATCCTGGAGGTGGAGAATCTGCCCGATCCCGAGCCGGGCAGCTTCCGCCGGCAGAGCGCGGTGGGCCTCGCGGCCTTGCAGGGCCTGACTGCCTGGCAGGAACCGGCCCCACCGGAAGCGGTCTCCGCCGTGCTGGAGCGCCTGCGCAACGGCGTCGCCGAGGGCGGCATTGGCTTCGGTGTGCTCGTGGGCTACTCGCCCGGCTCGGGGCGGGTGGAGATGTACCGCCTGGCCGAGCTCGCCGCCGAGCTGAACGTGCCGATGTTCGTGCACGGCCGATACAAGGAAGCCGACGATCCCCTCTCCGCAGTCGAAGGTGCCCTGGAACTCATCGCCCTGGCCACCGCCACCGGCGCCCCGGTGCATCTGTGCCACGTGAACTCCACCTACGCCCTCGCCGAGGACCTCGTGCTCGACGCCATCGCCCAGGCCCAGGACCGCGGCGCGCGACTGACCACCGAGGCATACCCGTACCACGCCTCCTCCACCTCGATCGGGGCCTCCTTCCTCTCCCCGGAGCAGATGTCCTCCCGCGGCAAGCCGGCCAGCTCCATCCGTTACCTGGCCACCGGCGAGCGCGTGGCCTCCTACGAGCGGCTCGCCGAGCTGCGCGCGACCGATCCGGGCGGCACCGTGGTGATCGACTACCTCGACCCCGAGGACCCCGAGCAGATGGGTCGCCTGCACCGGATCCTGACCTTCCCCGGCACCGCCGTCGCCTCGGACGCGATGCTCCCGCAGATCGGGGGACGCCGCACCGGAGCGGACCTCGAACAGGAGTGGCCGCTGCCGGACGAGGCCTTCGAGCACCCGCGCAGCGCCGGGTGCTTCACCCGGGTGCTCGGGCACATCAGCCGCGAGCTCGGCCTGATGTCGCTGAACTCCGCCATCGAGCGCGCCAGCTACCTCCCGGCCACCATCCTGGAGGGCTGTGTACCGGCCATGCGCCGCAAGGGCCGCGTGCAGGTGGGCTGCGACGCCGACCTGACCATCTTCGACCCCGCCACGGTCACCGACCGCGCCACCTTCGAGGACCTCCAGCCGGCTGCGGGCATCTCCCACGTGCTGGTGGGCGGGCAGTTCGTGGTGCGTGACGGCCGGCTCGACCCGGCCGCGATGCCCGGCGCACCGGTGCTGTCGGGCGCCCCGGTCCTGGCCGGCGCACCGGCGAAGTGGGGAGCGCTCTGA
- a CDS encoding aminotransferase class IV yields the protein MSQPVLVLIDPVTPPAQPIPAAERLRVQPADQPAVTVTDLGVTRGDGIFETIGAAHGKTQAAGPHLERLARSARMLDLPELDLAIIGEAVELAISEHAPVEHLLLKIVVTRGIEGSGHPTAWVYAFEGEDATDQQVGGIAVARLDRGYRSDVATTSPWLLAGAKTLSYAINRAAGREAARRGVDDVIFTSSDGYVLEGPTSTVIARFGDTLVTPPPEDLGILPGTTQAALFEIAESFGMSTGYRALKSEELDSADGVWLVSSGHQIRPVRALDNRELTRDRDLDARLLAALQGRAR from the coding sequence GTGTCCCAGCCCGTGCTCGTCCTCATCGATCCGGTCACGCCGCCGGCGCAGCCGATCCCCGCCGCTGAGCGTCTGCGCGTGCAGCCGGCCGATCAGCCTGCCGTCACGGTCACCGACCTGGGCGTCACCCGCGGCGACGGCATCTTCGAGACCATCGGAGCCGCCCACGGCAAGACCCAGGCCGCCGGACCGCACCTGGAACGCCTGGCGCGCTCAGCCCGGATGCTGGACCTGCCGGAACTGGACCTGGCGATCATCGGCGAGGCGGTGGAACTGGCCATCTCCGAGCACGCCCCGGTGGAGCACCTGCTGCTGAAGATCGTGGTCACCCGCGGCATCGAGGGCAGCGGCCATCCCACCGCATGGGTGTACGCCTTCGAGGGCGAGGACGCCACCGACCAGCAGGTGGGTGGCATCGCCGTGGCGCGGCTCGACCGCGGCTACCGTTCCGACGTCGCCACCACCTCGCCGTGGCTGCTGGCCGGGGCGAAGACACTCTCCTACGCGATCAACCGCGCCGCCGGCCGCGAGGCGGCGCGACGCGGGGTCGACGACGTCATCTTCACCTCCAGTGACGGCTACGTGCTCGAAGGGCCCACCTCCACAGTGATCGCGCGCTTCGGCGATACCCTCGTCACCCCACCGCCGGAGGACCTCGGGATCCTGCCCGGCACCACGCAGGCCGCTCTGTTCGAGATCGCGGAGTCCTTCGGCATGAGCACCGGCTACCGGGCACTGAAGTCCGAGGAGCTGGACAGCGCCGACGGGGTGTGGCTGGTCTCCTCCGGCCATCAGATCCGCCCGGTGCGCGCCCTGGACAACAGGGAACTCACCCGCGACCGTGACCTGGACGCCCGGCTGCTCGCCGCACTGCAGGGACGGGCCCGGTGA
- a CDS encoding ABC transporter ATP-binding protein translates to MSARVLTVNDLHTSFWTESGRVTAVDGISFVVDRGEILGLVGESGCGKSVTAESLMRLLDEDSTEYSGTIELDGVNLLELSETEMRRRRGKDLAMVFQDPMSSLNPVYTIGDQIMEGILIHQRCSKGEARERALEMLRLTGLPEPEKRLRQYPHQLSGGQRQRVMIAMALASRPRLLIADEPTTALDVTTQAQILDLIEDLRDEFEMGTVFITHDLGVVAELCDRVAVMYLGQIIEECDVATLFDAARHPYTRGLLAATPDLDEPDDGGAAGGGAGGAKRELPTIPGRVPTLANVPEGCRFADRCAFVIEACRAEVPPLRELDSGHRVRCLRAEEIAAGVAPTHPGAGGDAPILTPSAETDTTEVP, encoded by the coding sequence ATGAGTGCACGCGTGCTGACTGTGAACGACCTGCACACCAGCTTCTGGACCGAGTCCGGCCGGGTCACGGCCGTGGACGGGATCTCCTTTGTCGTCGATCGCGGCGAGATCCTCGGCCTGGTGGGGGAGTCCGGCTGCGGGAAGTCGGTGACCGCGGAATCCCTCATGCGCCTGCTGGACGAGGACTCCACTGAGTACTCCGGCACCATCGAACTCGACGGCGTCAACCTCCTTGAGCTGAGTGAAACCGAGATGCGCCGCCGTCGCGGCAAGGACCTCGCCATGGTCTTCCAGGATCCGATGAGCTCCCTCAACCCCGTCTACACCATCGGGGATCAGATCATGGAGGGCATCCTCATCCACCAGCGCTGCTCCAAGGGCGAGGCCCGCGAGCGCGCCCTGGAGATGTTGCGCCTGACCGGCCTGCCCGAGCCGGAGAAGCGCCTTCGGCAGTACCCCCACCAGCTCTCCGGCGGACAGCGCCAGCGCGTCATGATCGCCATGGCGCTAGCCTCGCGCCCGCGGCTGCTCATCGCCGACGAGCCCACCACCGCCCTCGATGTCACCACCCAGGCCCAAATCCTCGATCTCATCGAGGATCTGCGCGACGAGTTCGAGATGGGCACGGTCTTCATCACCCACGACCTGGGCGTGGTCGCCGAACTCTGCGACCGGGTGGCGGTGATGTACCTCGGGCAGATCATCGAGGAGTGCGACGTCGCCACGCTCTTCGACGCGGCTCGCCATCCCTACACGCGCGGTCTGCTCGCCGCGACGCCCGACCTCGACGAACCCGATGATGGCGGCGCGGCCGGCGGTGGCGCTGGTGGCGCCAAGCGTGAGCTGCCCACCATTCCGGGGCGGGTGCCCACCCTGGCGAACGTGCCCGAGGGCTGTCGCTTCGCCGATCGCTGTGCCTTCGTCATCGAGGCCTGCCGGGCCGAGGTGCCGCCATTGCGCGAACTCGACTCCGGGCATCGGGTGCGCTGCCTGCGCGCGGAGGAGATCGCCGCCGGCGTCGCCCCCACTCATCCCGGCGCCGGCGGCGACGCCCCCATCTTGACCCCCTCCGCAGAGACCGACACCACGGAGGTGCCGTGA
- a CDS encoding ABC transporter ATP-binding protein, producing the protein MPGRPLIDVENLTKVYKSRNALGLTTSEVTAVDGISFTLREGECFALVGESGCGKSTTGRMLQKLIAPTSGRIDYRGRSVADLRGGEERGFRSAVQMIYQDPYSSLNPRKRIGAILAESLRIAGVRSGAEIKERVHDSLEAVGFSTEHATRYPHEFSGGQRQRIGIARALTVNPQILLCDEPVSALDVSIQAQILNLLQRLQAERGLTYLFISHDLSVVRHIADRVAVMHRGQIVEEGPTAQIFTDPQHEYTRTLLDSVPTRRPGHRRARRNERATPAA; encoded by the coding sequence ATGCCCGGCCGGCCACTGATCGACGTGGAGAACCTGACCAAGGTCTACAAGTCCCGCAATGCCTTGGGCCTGACCACCTCCGAGGTCACGGCCGTGGACGGAATCTCCTTCACCCTCCGCGAAGGGGAGTGCTTCGCCCTGGTGGGGGAGTCCGGCTGCGGAAAGTCCACCACCGGGCGCATGCTGCAGAAGCTCATCGCTCCCACCTCCGGGCGCATCGACTACCGCGGCCGGTCCGTGGCCGATCTGCGCGGCGGGGAGGAGCGCGGCTTCCGCTCCGCGGTCCAGATGATCTACCAGGACCCGTACTCCTCCCTGAATCCCCGCAAACGCATCGGCGCGATCCTGGCCGAGTCCTTGCGCATCGCCGGGGTGCGCTCCGGGGCGGAGATCAAGGAGCGGGTCCACGATTCCCTGGAGGCCGTCGGCTTCTCCACCGAGCACGCCACCCGCTACCCCCACGAGTTCTCCGGCGGCCAACGCCAGCGCATCGGGATCGCCCGGGCGCTCACCGTCAACCCCCAGATCCTGCTGTGTGACGAACCGGTCTCCGCCCTGGACGTCTCCATCCAGGCGCAGATCCTCAACCTGCTCCAGCGCCTGCAGGCCGAGCGCGGGCTGACCTACCTCTTCATCTCCCACGACCTCTCCGTGGTGCGCCACATCGCCGACCGCGTGGCGGTGATGCATCGCGGGCAGATCGTCGAAGAGGGCCCCACCGCGCAGATCTTCACCGACCCCCAGCACGAGTACACCCGCACTCTGCTGGACTCCGTCCCCACCCGCCGTCCCGGCCACCGCCGGGCCCGCCGTAACGAGCGCGCCACTCCGGCCGCCTGA